CCTGCTCGCCGAGGCGGCCCGCAAGGGCGAGCCCGGCTACGAGCCGCAGATCCTCGTCGGCGGCGGGCTGCACCTCGAACACCTGCCGCGCCTCACGGCCGCCGGCATCGATGCCGTGCACATCGGCGGCGCGGCCCGCCCCCAGGGCTGGGACGGCCCGGTGGACGCCGCTGCCGTACGCGAGTGGCGTACCACCCTGGACAGCCTGACCGCGTCCTGAGCCGGGGTGGTGCCGACGGGCGGCGTACGTCTCAGCGCGGGACGACCAGCGAGGTCACTGTCGCGGTGAACGGCACCTGGTCGCCCTGACGGGCGGTGATGCGCACGGTCTCGTGGCCGGGCGCGGAGGCGGCGGCCGGCTCGGCCTCGATCCAGCACGGGGCGTCGAACTCGACGAAGCGCGTGAACTTGGCGTCGATGCCGGTCATGACGGTCTGCCGGGGGTGCAGCGTGGAGTGGGCCGCCTGCCGGGCCGCCTCCAGGAGCACCATGCCGGGGATGTGGTCGACCGCGTGGTCGAACAGGACGGGGTGCGCCACGTCGACGCGCAGCTGCCAGTGGCGGTCCGATCTCCCCGGCGCGAGCACGACGTCCTGCGGGTTGATCCGGCCTGCCTGATCGGGGGCGATCGGCGCCGGCAGCGGGACGGCCTGGTCCATCGCGCGGGCGGCGTCGCAGCGCGGACCGCGCAGTCGCCGGTAGATCGCGGGAGCCTGGTTGGCGAACCGGGTCTCGGTGACCCCCATGCGCTGCGTGCCCCGCATCGCCGTGGCCCGCAGCGTCATACCGCCGAGGCGCCCTGCGCGCCGGACCACATCGACGCCCGTCAGGTGCAAGTCGGAGTCCGCGGGCAGCCTTCCGTAGAGAAGCGCTTCGGGGGAGACCGTGCAGCGGAAGTAGTCCCATATCTGACGGTGGTCCATGGGTGCCCCGTAGCCGACGTGGCTGACCAGCGGGATGGCCTGGCGGACACTCTCGGCGAAGAGCATCGGGTCGTACAGGCCGTGCGCCGGGGTGTAGAAACTGTGCGACCGCGGCCATTGGGCAGGAGCGACGAAGGAGTCCTCGCCGTTCTCCTGCCAGCCGCAGAGCAGGACTTCGGCCTGGGCGGCCTTGTGCACGTACTGGCGAGGGATGGCCATCAGCAGCGGGGACGGCGAGGCGATGACTGCCTTGAGGGGAGACTCGGGACGAGCGGTTTCAACGGTGGTGGCAGTCACGAAAGGCCTCTCTGAGGTTCACGAGCTGGCGTCGCGCAGCGGTGGGCTCCGCTGCCGGGAGGGCATAATCTAGAGAGCGCTCTGTTTGTTTGTCGAGGGAGGAAGCATGGCACGCCCGCAGCAGGACCGTGCGGTAAAGACGAGGGCGGCACTCGTCAGGGCCGCCGCAGAGGAGTTTGACCTGCACGGATACTCGGGAACGAGTACAACCAAGATCGTGAAGCGGGCCAGTTCCACTATGGGAGCTCTTTACTTTCACTTTGACTCCAAGGACGACCTGGCCCGCGCCGTCATGGCGGAACAGGCGGCCGACCTCCCGGAGTTGGCACCCGGGAGCGGGCTGCAGCACCTCATCGACCTCACCCTCGCCCTGGCGCGGGAGCTGCAGCGAAACGTCCTGTTCCGTGCCGGTGTGCAACTGGCCGTCGAGCAGGGCGCCTTCGGGCTGCAGGACGATGCCGCCTACCAGCTGTGGATCAGCAACTTCAAGGACGAGCTCATCGCCGCCCAGGCGCTCGGTGAGCTGCGCGCGGGCGTGGACCCCGCGAGTTTCGCCCGCGTCCTCGTCGGCTCCTACAGCGGAACGCAGCTGTTGTCCCAGATCAGTTCGGGGCGCACGGATCTGCCGGAGCGCATCGCGGAGCTGTGGTCGTACTTCCTGCCCGCCGTTGCCGCGCCGGAGATCATCGATGGCCTGGACGTCACGGGCAGTACGCCGGAGTCGGCCGGATGAGACCGTGGACCGTCGCCCTCACCGGGGCCACGGGATTCATCGGCTCCGCCGTACTGCGTGAGCTGGCCGTCCGGGAGGCCCCTGGCGGCCGGCCGGTGCGGGTGCGCGCACTGGTGCGCCGGGCGGACGTCGTGCTGCCGGGCGGGGGAGCGGTGGAGGCCGTCCGCGCCGACATCACCGATATCACCGACATCGGCGACATGGCCGGCCTGGCGTCGCTGACGAGGTGCCTCACGGGAGTTGACGCTCTCGTCCATGCCGTCTCGTACGTCGGCAAGGACGAGGAGCAGTGCGAGGCGGTGAATCTGCGGGGCACCACCGCGGTCATGGCGGCGGCCCGGGCCGCAGGGGTGGGGCGGATCACCCACCTGTCGACGGCCGCCGTCTACGGCGCGGGTCCGCACCGCGCCGTGGACGTCGACGGCGTCGTCCCCGCGCCGGTCTCCGCGGCAAGCCGCAGCCGGCTCGCCGCGGAGGGCCCCGCCCTGGAAGCGGGGGCGCTCGTGCTGCGGCCGAACCTTGTGCTCGGCGAGGGTGACCGCTGGGTCGTCCCGGCGTTCGCCGAACTCGCCGAGCGGGTCGGGCCCGAGTGGCTCGGCGGCACGGGGCTGCAGTCCCTCGTCGACGTGGGCGACCTGGCCCGCCTCGTCGCGGTCTCCGTGACCGCCGCCGGCGCGGTGCGGGGTGTGCACCACGCCGTGCACCCGGTCCCGGTGTCCACCGGACGTCTCAGGGCCGCGCTGAGCGGTCACGGCCTGGTGGCGCCTGCCACGGGAAGCAGCGACTGGGAGCAGTGCCGCGCGCTTCTGGAGCGGACCCAAGGCCGGTACGGGGAGCGGCACTTGGAGCTGCTCGCGCGGGA
The sequence above is drawn from the Streptomyces sp. NBC_01465 genome and encodes:
- a CDS encoding ScbA/BarX family gamma-butyrolactone biosynthesis protein; the protein is MTATTVETARPESPLKAVIASPSPLLMAIPRQYVHKAAQAEVLLCGWQENGEDSFVAPAQWPRSHSFYTPAHGLYDPMLFAESVRQAIPLVSHVGYGAPMDHRQIWDYFRCTVSPEALLYGRLPADSDLHLTGVDVVRRAGRLGGMTLRATAMRGTQRMGVTETRFANQAPAIYRRLRGPRCDAARAMDQAVPLPAPIAPDQAGRINPQDVVLAPGRSDRHWQLRVDVAHPVLFDHAVDHIPGMVLLEAARQAAHSTLHPRQTVMTGIDAKFTRFVEFDAPCWIEAEPAAASAPGHETVRITARQGDQVPFTATVTSLVVPR
- a CDS encoding ScbR family autoregulator-binding transcription factor, translating into MARPQQDRAVKTRAALVRAAAEEFDLHGYSGTSTTKIVKRASSTMGALYFHFDSKDDLARAVMAEQAADLPELAPGSGLQHLIDLTLALARELQRNVLFRAGVQLAVEQGAFGLQDDAAYQLWISNFKDELIAAQALGELRAGVDPASFARVLVGSYSGTQLLSQISSGRTDLPERIAELWSYFLPAVAAPEIIDGLDVTGSTPESAG
- a CDS encoding NAD-dependent epimerase/dehydratase family protein, with the protein product MRPWTVALTGATGFIGSAVLRELAVREAPGGRPVRVRALVRRADVVLPGGGAVEAVRADITDITDIGDMAGLASLTRCLTGVDALVHAVSYVGKDEEQCEAVNLRGTTAVMAAARAAGVGRITHLSTAAVYGAGPHRAVDVDGVVPAPVSAASRSRLAAEGPALEAGALVLRPNLVLGEGDRWVVPAFAELAERVGPEWLGGTGLQSLVDVGDLARLVAVSVTAAGAVRGVHHAVHPVPVSTGRLRAALSGHGLVAPATGSSDWEQCRALLERTQGRYGERHLELLARDHHYLGDRIWKLLAADPGPGPLVRLDRAAAWYRGALSLNRQDALTGLS